One window from the genome of Micromonospora aurantiaca ATCC 27029 encodes:
- the mycP gene encoding type VII secretion-associated serine protease mycosin: MTGDRQGPPGGPPRRRAGRALLAAVSALATVAGPLAPPAHAAPAAPATVARPWVSPDRLLRTDQVRDEQWQLEELRAKTAWRTSTGRGVVVAVIDSGVDGTHPDLAGQVLPGLDLVTPDGSDGPDPVGHGTTVAGLIAGRADDDRGVLGLAPDAKILPVRVLDVENRYDDALIIAKAVRWAVDNGAQVVNLSLGGSSDNPALAAALDYAFARDVVVVACTGNLATSTTTEVWYPAREPGVLAVAGLERTSENLWSGSITGHETVLSAPATGLYGARPEGYWRVQGTSFAAPLVAATAALVRARYPKMSAGDVVNRLIATARDLGPTGRDDRFGYGLVDPVAALTADVPAVGHNPLDDNGSPGVVGFGPAPGDTRDTRAAAAGRGGDPLGRSSEGWNARPAGQTDASAPERLWTGLALFVALVTGTALMVRRFRQTRR, encoded by the coding sequence GTGACAGGGGATCGGCAGGGACCGCCCGGTGGGCCGCCCCGGCGTCGCGCCGGACGCGCGCTGCTCGCCGCCGTGTCGGCGCTGGCCACCGTCGCCGGTCCGCTGGCACCGCCGGCCCACGCCGCGCCCGCCGCCCCGGCCACAGTGGCGCGTCCCTGGGTGTCCCCCGACCGCCTGCTGCGCACCGATCAGGTACGCGACGAGCAGTGGCAGCTGGAGGAGTTGCGGGCGAAGACCGCGTGGCGCACCTCGACCGGGCGCGGCGTGGTGGTCGCGGTGATCGACTCCGGTGTGGACGGCACCCACCCCGACCTGGCGGGCCAGGTGCTGCCCGGCCTCGATCTGGTGACGCCGGACGGCTCGGACGGCCCGGACCCGGTGGGGCACGGCACCACGGTGGCCGGGCTGATCGCCGGGCGGGCCGACGACGACCGGGGCGTGCTGGGGCTCGCGCCGGACGCCAAGATCCTTCCGGTCCGGGTCCTCGACGTCGAGAACCGCTACGACGACGCGCTGATCATCGCCAAGGCGGTGCGCTGGGCGGTCGACAACGGCGCCCAGGTGGTCAACCTGTCGCTCGGCGGCAGCAGCGACAACCCGGCCCTGGCCGCGGCGCTCGACTACGCGTTCGCCCGGGACGTGGTGGTGGTGGCCTGCACCGGCAATCTGGCCACCTCGACGACCACCGAGGTCTGGTACCCGGCCCGGGAACCGGGTGTGCTCGCGGTCGCCGGGCTGGAGCGGACCAGCGAGAACCTCTGGTCCGGCTCGATCACGGGTCATGAGACGGTGCTCAGCGCCCCGGCCACCGGGCTCTACGGCGCCCGGCCGGAGGGCTACTGGCGGGTGCAGGGTACGAGCTTCGCCGCGCCGCTCGTCGCCGCGACGGCTGCCCTGGTCCGCGCGCGGTATCCGAAGATGTCAGCCGGGGACGTGGTGAACCGGCTGATCGCCACCGCCCGGGATCTCGGCCCGACCGGCCGGGACGACCGGTTCGGCTACGGCCTTGTCGATCCGGTGGCCGCGCTCACCGCCGACGTCCCGGCGGTGGGCCACAACCCGCTCGACGACAACGGCTCCCCCGGCGTGGTGGGCTTCGGGCCGGCGCCCGGCGACACGCGGGACACCCGGGCCGCTGCGGCGGGCCGGGGCGGTGACCCGCTGGGGCGTTCCTCGGAGGGCTGGAACGCCCGGCCGGCGGGCCAGACGGACGCCTCCGCCCCGGAACGGCTCTGGACCGGCCTGGCCCTGTTCGTCGCACTCGTCACCGGCACCGCGTTGATGGTTCGCCGGTTCCGACAGACCCGTCGCTGA
- a CDS encoding phosphatase PAP2 family protein, with the protein MDTTGATVTRQRSWRSRRLDPEHSLGLRLTLAAVAAFLVLVPFALIALLVLGAWPPLLRLDASIADAFHGYAQDHSAWVGVMTVWTHVFGPGPLRVAAVVVVVWLVRRGAPRLAIWVVVTMAAGGLLGALLKLLVGRDRPDLLDPVARAAGYSFPSGHALNATLAAGVLLLVFLPFVRDSRRGRVALWTAAVLVAVVTGLSRIALGVHWTSDVVGGWVLGAAVVAATAAGFATWRSGSGRPSARPLREGVEPELADQRPEGGRA; encoded by the coding sequence ATGGACACCACCGGGGCCACTGTCACGCGGCAGCGGTCGTGGCGGAGCCGCCGCCTCGACCCCGAGCACTCGCTGGGCCTGCGGCTCACCCTGGCCGCGGTCGCGGCGTTCCTGGTGCTGGTGCCGTTCGCCCTGATCGCGCTGCTGGTGCTCGGCGCGTGGCCGCCTCTGCTGCGGCTGGACGCCTCGATCGCCGACGCGTTCCACGGCTACGCACAGGACCATTCCGCCTGGGTCGGTGTGATGACGGTCTGGACGCACGTTTTCGGGCCCGGGCCGCTGCGGGTGGCCGCGGTCGTGGTGGTGGTCTGGCTGGTCCGGCGCGGCGCGCCCAGGCTCGCGATCTGGGTGGTCGTCACAATGGCCGCCGGCGGGCTGCTCGGCGCGCTGCTCAAGCTGCTCGTCGGCCGGGACCGGCCGGATCTGCTCGACCCGGTGGCCCGGGCCGCCGGTTACTCGTTTCCGTCCGGTCACGCGCTCAACGCCACGCTGGCGGCGGGTGTGCTGCTGCTGGTGTTCCTGCCGTTCGTGCGGGACAGCCGCCGGGGCCGGGTCGCGCTGTGGACCGCCGCCGTGCTGGTCGCAGTGGTGACCGGGCTCAGCCGGATCGCGCTGGGCGTGCACTGGACCAGCGACGTGGTGGGCGGCTGGGTGCTCGGGGCGGCGGTGGTGGCCGCGACAGCGGCCGGCTTCGCCACCTGGCGCAGCGGATCCGGGCGGCCGTCCGCCCGTCCGCTCCGTGAGGGGGTCGAGCCGGAGCTGGCCGACCAGCGGCCGGAGGGCGGCCGGGCGTAA
- a CDS encoding phosphatase PAP2 family protein — MFSTLASTQMIVVVTVLAALVLRLVLHRWREPLFLCAAVTAQALIFLFTTMAIDRNRPAVAHMDASPPTSSFPSGHTSAATALYVGLAVLLALRARSTPTKVGWWTLLVLVPIGVALTRMYRGMHHPSDVVASFLNGGACVAIMARAVLDRTLTWGRARLPLSRSGDEATPAGASAGG, encoded by the coding sequence GTGTTCAGCACGCTGGCCAGCACCCAGATGATCGTCGTGGTGACGGTGCTGGCGGCGCTGGTGCTGCGGCTGGTGCTGCACCGCTGGCGGGAGCCGCTGTTCCTGTGCGCGGCGGTGACCGCGCAGGCGCTGATCTTCCTGTTCACCACCATGGCCATCGACCGGAACCGCCCGGCCGTCGCGCACATGGACGCCTCCCCGCCCACGTCCAGCTTCCCGTCCGGGCACACCTCGGCGGCCACGGCGCTCTACGTCGGTCTCGCGGTGCTGCTGGCGCTGCGGGCGCGCAGCACCCCGACCAAGGTCGGCTGGTGGACGCTGCTGGTGCTGGTGCCGATCGGCGTGGCGCTCACCCGGATGTACCGGGGCATGCACCACCCGAGCGACGTGGTCGCCTCGTTCCTCAACGGCGGCGCGTGCGTGGCGATCATGGCGCGGGCGGTACTCGACCGCACGCTCACCTGGGGCCGCGCCCGGCTGCCGCTGTCCCGCTCGGGCGACGAGGCGACACCGGCGGGAGCATCGGCGGGTGGCTGA